A section of the Polyangium spumosum genome encodes:
- a CDS encoding aldehyde dehydrogenase family protein, protein MLVGGQFVRSESGRYIQVADPMSLGGTKENVPWASRKDVRDAVVVARGAWEGWSSRTAYNRGQILYRLAEMLEARQGELSRALERGGLEASRAASETAAAIDRVVSYAGWADKYQSLFSSLNPVSGPHFNFTVPESMGVVGVVAPARPALLGLLGAVLPIITAGNTAVVLASEADPRTALVLGEALATSDLPGGVINVLTGRAAELVPHLAKHMEVAALDLHDVTPELARKAEEAGIVNVKRVRTRSIDEAAWFDADGATSPRWIERFVEMKTIWHPSGA, encoded by the coding sequence ATGCTGGTCGGCGGGCAGTTCGTCCGCTCGGAGTCGGGCAGGTACATCCAGGTGGCGGATCCGATGAGCCTCGGAGGGACGAAGGAGAACGTGCCCTGGGCGTCCCGCAAGGACGTGCGCGACGCGGTCGTCGTGGCGCGCGGCGCGTGGGAGGGCTGGTCGAGCCGAACGGCCTACAACCGTGGGCAGATCCTCTACCGGCTCGCGGAGATGCTCGAGGCGCGGCAAGGCGAGCTCTCGCGCGCGCTCGAGCGTGGCGGGCTCGAGGCGTCACGCGCGGCGAGCGAGACGGCGGCGGCGATCGATCGCGTAGTCTCGTACGCGGGCTGGGCGGACAAGTACCAGAGCCTGTTTTCGAGCCTGAACCCGGTCTCGGGGCCTCATTTCAACTTCACGGTGCCCGAGTCGATGGGCGTGGTCGGCGTCGTCGCGCCCGCGCGTCCTGCGCTGCTCGGCCTGCTCGGCGCGGTGCTGCCGATCATCACGGCGGGCAACACGGCCGTCGTGCTGGCGAGCGAGGCGGATCCGCGCACGGCGCTCGTGCTCGGCGAGGCGCTCGCGACGAGTGATCTGCCGGGCGGCGTGATCAACGTGCTGACGGGCCGCGCGGCGGAGCTCGTCCCGCACCTCGCGAAGCACATGGAGGTGGCGGCGCTCGATCTGCACGACGTGACGCCCGAGCTCGCGCGCAAGGCAGAGGAGGCGGGCATCGTGAACGTGAAGCGCGTGCGGACACGATCGATCGACGAGGCAGCCTGGTTCGACGCGGACGGCGCGACGAGCCCGCGGTGGATCGAGCGGTTCGTCGAGATGAAGACGATCTGGCACCCTTCGGGGGCGTGA
- a CDS encoding AAA family ATPase — translation MFQSIEIERFRGFSRLALSDLGRVNLVVGENNTGKTSLLEAITLLANPGMIKGLPGLFRANAGDVDERFYRWLPKHGAEVEQSELRAQTSDPSERRVLLVKGGSTSAAGSESMEHAWQQGDIHLFHDKAFTRLFVHAVSVQHRSPDSMVDAFAATVRAYDDEQLLVSLLNQVDGRIRSVRLDAIESKPFIAVDVGLRERIPLSQAGQGIYRLVAIVSALIGRKPDICFIDELENGIHYTALATVWKGVAEIAERLGIQVFATTHSRECLVAAHECFSERESYDLRVIQLYRIGDAAEGRTLDRKHIEAAIAGDIELR, via the coding sequence ATGTTCCAGTCGATCGAGATCGAACGGTTTCGCGGGTTTTCCCGGCTCGCGTTGAGCGATCTCGGTCGCGTGAACCTCGTCGTTGGGGAGAACAACACGGGGAAGACGTCGCTGCTGGAGGCGATCACGCTGCTGGCGAACCCCGGCATGATCAAGGGCCTGCCAGGGCTCTTTCGTGCCAACGCAGGCGACGTCGACGAGCGGTTCTATCGCTGGTTGCCGAAGCACGGCGCAGAAGTCGAACAATCCGAGCTCAGGGCGCAGACATCCGATCCATCGGAGAGGCGCGTCCTCTTGGTCAAGGGAGGCTCGACGTCTGCTGCTGGATCCGAGTCCATGGAGCATGCCTGGCAGCAAGGCGACATCCACCTCTTTCACGACAAGGCGTTCACCCGGCTCTTCGTTCACGCGGTATCCGTGCAGCACCGGTCGCCGGACTCGATGGTCGATGCCTTCGCGGCGACCGTCCGCGCATACGACGACGAACAACTTCTGGTCTCGTTGCTCAATCAGGTCGATGGCCGCATCCGGTCCGTGCGTCTCGACGCGATCGAGTCGAAGCCGTTCATCGCCGTCGACGTCGGCCTACGCGAGCGCATCCCGCTCTCGCAGGCGGGCCAGGGCATCTATCGGCTGGTCGCGATCGTCTCGGCGCTGATCGGCCGCAAGCCGGACATCTGCTTCATCGACGAGCTCGAGAACGGGATCCACTACACCGCGCTCGCGACGGTCTGGAAAGGCGTCGCGGAGATCGCTGAGCGGCTCGGCATCCAGGTCTTCGCGACGACCCACTCCCGCGAGTGCCTCGTCGCCGCGCACGAGTGTTTTTCCGAGCGCGAGAGCTACGACTTGCGGGTGATCCAGCTCTACCGCATCGGCGATGCAGCCGAAGGGCGCACGCTGGATCGCAAGCACATCGAAGCGGCCATCGCCGGAGACATCGAGCTTCGTTGA
- a CDS encoding DUF3226 domain-containing protein produces MGDKKPKLKACDRVLIVEGYSDLLFYAEALEKGSRNHAGVFIEPFNGKADLVAQLETFLNPKLLAEKKAIGVIVDADESFSATCTSLETELTRITKQAIRHGQWTKKAEGKASIGLFVVSGDGNTGEIESLVWRAWANDPKNVDPKSCVEGFLACMDGQGHRAKSPDKGRIGALLSVLSDEDPRLGPGARDRVFDFSRPEFKPLIDFLRQL; encoded by the coding sequence ATGGGCGACAAGAAGCCGAAGCTCAAGGCGTGCGACCGTGTCTTGATCGTCGAGGGGTACAGCGATCTCTTGTTCTATGCCGAGGCGCTCGAGAAGGGGAGCCGCAACCACGCGGGGGTCTTCATCGAACCCTTCAACGGCAAGGCCGATCTGGTCGCGCAGCTAGAGACATTTCTGAACCCCAAGCTACTCGCCGAGAAGAAGGCCATCGGCGTGATCGTCGACGCGGACGAGAGTTTTTCCGCCACGTGCACATCGCTGGAAACCGAGCTGACGCGGATCACGAAGCAGGCCATCCGTCACGGCCAATGGACGAAGAAGGCAGAAGGAAAGGCCAGCATTGGCCTCTTCGTCGTATCCGGCGACGGCAACACCGGAGAGATCGAGTCCCTCGTCTGGCGAGCGTGGGCGAACGATCCGAAGAACGTCGATCCGAAGTCATGCGTGGAGGGGTTCCTCGCCTGCATGGACGGTCAGGGCCACCGCGCGAAGAGCCCCGACAAGGGACGGATCGGCGCGCTCCTGTCGGTCCTCAGCGACGAGGACCCCCGACTGGGCCCTGGAGCTAGGGATCGCGTCTTCGACTTCTCCCGTCCCGAGTTCAAGCCCCTCATCGACTTCCTTCGTCAGCTCTGA
- the deoC gene encoding deoxyribose-phosphate aldolase: MAAEGGNGKGAAGPSGVRTYPDFSAPTVDKVMVEERAAALGKRSIKKEAKVFGLRLSIAMMDLTTLEGKDSPGKVTQLCQKAMRPHASPEVPPCAAICVYPKLVPVAKRALAGSRVKVASVATAFPSGLSALDVKLEDVRRAVAWGADEIDMVIDRGALLAGEKTRVFDEIAATKEACGPAHLKVILETGELGTYDLVREASQIAMLAGADFIKTSTGKVTPAATPAVTLVMLEAIRDFFYATGKRIGMKPAGGIRTAKQALHYLVLVKETLGDAWLTPDLFRLGASTLLNDVLMQLETQRTGAYQSGDYFSKD, from the coding sequence CCGAGCGGGGTGCGGACGTACCCCGATTTCTCGGCGCCCACCGTGGACAAGGTGATGGTCGAGGAGCGCGCGGCGGCCCTCGGCAAGCGCAGCATCAAGAAGGAGGCGAAGGTCTTCGGGCTCCGGCTCTCCATCGCGATGATGGACCTCACGACCCTCGAGGGGAAGGACTCGCCGGGCAAGGTGACGCAGCTCTGCCAGAAGGCGATGCGGCCGCACGCCTCGCCCGAGGTGCCGCCTTGCGCTGCGATCTGCGTGTACCCGAAGCTCGTCCCCGTGGCGAAGCGCGCGCTCGCGGGATCCCGCGTGAAGGTCGCGAGCGTGGCGACCGCGTTCCCGAGCGGGCTCTCGGCGCTCGACGTGAAGCTCGAGGACGTGCGGCGCGCCGTCGCGTGGGGCGCGGACGAGATCGACATGGTGATCGATCGTGGCGCCTTGCTCGCGGGCGAGAAGACGCGTGTCTTCGACGAGATCGCGGCGACGAAAGAGGCGTGCGGGCCGGCGCACCTCAAGGTGATCCTCGAGACGGGGGAGCTCGGCACGTACGATCTCGTGCGCGAGGCGAGCCAGATCGCGATGCTCGCGGGCGCGGACTTCATCAAGACGTCGACGGGCAAGGTCACGCCGGCCGCGACGCCCGCGGTCACGCTCGTGATGCTCGAGGCGATCCGCGATTTCTTCTACGCGACGGGCAAGCGGATCGGGATGAAGCCGGCGGGCGGGATCCGCACGGCGAAGCAGGCGCTCCATTACCTCGTGCTCGTCAAGGAGACGCTCGGGGACGCCTGGCTCACGCCGGATCTCTTCCGCCTCGGCGCGTCCACGTTGCTCAACGACGTGCTCATGCAGCTCGAGACGCAGCGCACGGGCGCCTACCAGTCGGGCGATTACTTCAGCAAGGACTGA
- a CDS encoding aldehyde dehydrogenase family protein produces the protein MTAKETILAGTNGEPHAAPSSPGKRAALDFGKAWSYAPAPEAADHVRIEPRYELFIGGKWTAPSSGKYFDTVSPSTEQKLAEVAEANERDVDLAVKAARVGYEKYWSKLSGIERGKYIYRIARVIQEKARELAIVETMDGGKPIKESRDVDLPLVAAHFFYYAGWADKLAYAFPGRSPRPLGVAGQVIPWNFPLLMAAWKLAPALAAGNTCVLKPAETTPLTALLLAKIIEECDLPPGVVNVVTGAGATGAAVVAHPDVDKVAFTGSTDVGKRIQKALSGTRKKLTLELGGKAANIVFADAPLDQAVEGIISGIFFNQGHVCCAGSRLLVEEGAYEPLMQKLRDRMQTLRVGDPLDKNTDVGAINSKMQLDKIRELVLAGEREGATRFSTPCELPERGYWFAPTLFTGVSQSHRIAREEIFGPVLAVMTFRTPEEAIEKANNTMYGLSAGVWTDKGSKSFWVSQRLRAGVVWANTYNKFDPSSPFGGYKESGFGREGGRQGLLPYLEVD, from the coding sequence ATGACCGCCAAGGAAACGATCCTCGCAGGTACGAACGGCGAGCCCCACGCGGCGCCGTCGTCGCCCGGCAAGCGCGCAGCGCTCGACTTCGGCAAGGCGTGGTCGTACGCGCCCGCGCCCGAGGCCGCCGATCACGTCCGCATCGAGCCACGTTACGAGCTCTTCATCGGCGGCAAGTGGACCGCGCCGTCGTCGGGCAAATACTTCGACACGGTGAGCCCCTCGACCGAGCAGAAGCTCGCCGAGGTCGCGGAGGCCAACGAGCGCGACGTGGACCTCGCGGTGAAGGCCGCGAGAGTCGGGTACGAAAAATACTGGTCGAAGCTCTCCGGGATCGAGCGCGGCAAGTACATCTACCGCATCGCGCGGGTGATCCAGGAGAAGGCGCGCGAGCTCGCGATCGTCGAGACGATGGACGGGGGCAAGCCCATCAAGGAGTCGCGCGACGTCGATCTGCCGCTCGTGGCGGCGCATTTCTTTTATTACGCGGGCTGGGCGGACAAGCTCGCGTACGCCTTCCCGGGTCGCTCGCCGCGGCCGCTCGGCGTGGCGGGGCAGGTGATCCCCTGGAACTTCCCGCTGCTCATGGCCGCGTGGAAGCTCGCGCCCGCGCTCGCGGCGGGCAACACGTGCGTGCTCAAGCCCGCGGAGACGACGCCGCTCACGGCGCTCCTGCTCGCGAAGATCATCGAGGAGTGTGATCTGCCGCCGGGCGTGGTGAACGTCGTGACGGGCGCGGGCGCGACGGGCGCGGCGGTCGTCGCGCATCCGGACGTGGACAAGGTCGCGTTCACGGGATCGACGGACGTCGGCAAGCGGATCCAGAAGGCGCTCTCGGGCACGAGGAAGAAGCTGACGCTGGAGCTCGGCGGCAAAGCGGCGAACATCGTCTTCGCGGACGCGCCGCTCGATCAGGCCGTCGAGGGCATCATCTCGGGCATCTTCTTCAACCAGGGCCACGTCTGCTGCGCGGGCTCGCGCCTCCTCGTGGAGGAGGGCGCGTACGAGCCGCTGATGCAGAAGCTCCGCGATCGCATGCAGACGCTGCGCGTGGGTGATCCGCTCGACAAGAACACGGACGTCGGCGCGATCAACTCGAAGATGCAGCTCGACAAGATCCGCGAGCTCGTCCTCGCCGGCGAGCGTGAAGGCGCGACGCGCTTCTCGACGCCGTGCGAGCTGCCCGAGCGCGGCTACTGGTTCGCGCCGACGCTCTTCACGGGTGTGTCGCAGTCGCACAGGATCGCGCGGGAAGAGATCTTCGGGCCGGTGCTGGCGGTGATGACGTTCCGCACGCCCGAGGAGGCGATCGAGAAGGCGAACAACACGATGTACGGCCTCAGCGCGGGCGTCTGGACGGACAAGGGCTCGAAGAGCTTCTGGGTCTCGCAGCGGCTACGCGCGGGCGTCGTCTGGGCGAACACGTACAACAAGTTCGATCCGAGCTCTCCGTTCGGCGGTTACAAGGAGAGCGGCTTCGGCCGCGAGGGCGGCCGGCAGGGGCTCCTGCCGTATCTCGAGGTGGACTGA